Proteins from a single region of Flavobacterium sp. YJ01:
- a CDS encoding methyltransferase domain-containing protein — MRLHRNLVYTTIDSLNAIFNEGEYADKVVARALKKDKRWGSSDRKFVAETIYEIVRWKRLYAEIAEVKEPYDRDNLWRMFAVWAVLRGYPIPDWRQLEGTPERKIKGRFDELSKKRALKESIPDWMDELGVKELGEKVWSKEIAAQNQPAKVILRTNTLKGTKESLRNTLMDLNIETEYLKDQPEALVLKERANVFLTDAFKQGLFEVQDANSQLVAGFLDVKPGMRVVDTCAGAGGKTLHMASLMENKGQLIAMDLYESKLKQLKLRAKRNGAFNIEYRIIDSTKVIKKLHEKADRVLIDAPCSGLGVLKRNPDSKWKLQPEFIDNIRKVQSEVLESYSKIVKPGGKLVYATCSVLPSENQEQVEKFLKTEIGQQFTFVEDRKMLASESGFDGFYMALLERKK; from the coding sequence ATGAGATTACACAGAAATTTAGTTTATACTACCATTGACTCTTTGAATGCTATTTTCAACGAAGGAGAATATGCTGATAAAGTGGTAGCTAGAGCATTAAAAAAAGACAAACGTTGGGGAAGTTCTGACAGGAAGTTTGTTGCTGAAACGATATACGAAATTGTTCGTTGGAAACGATTGTACGCTGAAATTGCCGAAGTAAAAGAACCTTACGATAGAGATAACCTTTGGAGAATGTTTGCCGTTTGGGCAGTTCTGCGCGGTTACCCAATTCCAGATTGGAGACAATTGGAAGGAACACCAGAAAGAAAAATAAAAGGCCGTTTTGACGAATTATCTAAAAAAAGAGCTCTAAAAGAATCTATTCCTGATTGGATGGATGAATTAGGAGTAAAAGAATTAGGTGAAAAAGTTTGGTCGAAAGAAATTGCGGCACAAAATCAGCCAGCAAAAGTTATTCTTAGAACTAACACTTTGAAAGGAACTAAAGAAAGCCTTAGAAACACTTTGATGGATTTAAATATTGAAACAGAATATTTAAAAGATCAACCTGAAGCACTAGTTTTAAAAGAAAGAGCAAATGTATTTTTGACTGATGCTTTTAAACAAGGACTTTTTGAAGTTCAGGATGCTAACTCACAATTAGTTGCTGGATTTTTGGATGTTAAACCAGGAATGCGAGTTGTAGATACTTGCGCTGGAGCGGGGGGAAAAACATTGCACATGGCTTCTTTAATGGAAAATAAAGGACAGCTAATTGCAATGGATTTGTACGAAAGTAAATTGAAACAATTGAAATTAAGAGCAAAAAGAAATGGCGCTTTTAATATTGAATACCGCATTATTGACAGTACAAAAGTGATCAAAAAATTGCACGAAAAAGCAGATCGTGTTTTGATTGACGCACCTTGTAGCGGATTAGGAGTTTTAAAAAGAAATCCAGATTCTAAATGGAAATTACAGCCTGAATTTATAGATAACATTCGTAAAGTTCAGAGTGAGGTTTTAGAAAGTTATTCTAAAATTGTAAAACCAGGCGGAAAATTAGTTTACGCAACTTGTTCTGTTTTACCATCAGAAAATCAAGAGCAAGTAGAGAAATTCTTAAAAACAGAAATCGGACAGCAATTTACTTTTGTTGAAGATCGTAAAATGCTTGCGTCTGAATCTGGCTTTGACGGATTCTATATGGCTTTACTGGAACGTAAAAAATAG
- a CDS encoding KUP/HAK/KT family potassium transporter yields MSASHKNLHSKLSIGGLLITLGIIYGDIGTSPLYVMKAILGDHTINADIVLGGISCVFWTLTLQTTIKYVLITLSADNHGEGGIFALYALVKKTKIQWLIVPAIIGGSALLADGIITPPISISSAVEGIRAFYPTMQTQTIVYIVISILFVLFTIQQFGTKLVGKFFAPMMLIWFAMLGTLGTIQVLNYPEVIKAINPYYAYHLLSIHPDGFFVLGFVFLCTTGAEALYSDMGHCGRKNIRISWMFVKTTLVLNYFGQAAYLIHHEGSTLQQLGGENGNPFYLIMPHWFLPFGIVVATLAAVIASQALISGSFTLINEAMRLNFWPKVKIKYPTEVKGQLYIPSINWLLFFGCVGIVLHFEKSGNMEHAYGLAIILCMIMTTILLNYYLIMKRVKLYFMVPLITIYLLIEFSFLFANITKFAEGGYVTLIIASMLISVMTIWYLAKKINKNYTKVVKVDDYKQVLVELSQDLSIPKYATHLVYMTNANRVDELEEKIIYSILQKRPKRADIYWFVHVNILTEPYKTQYKVTEIAKDDIYRIDFNLGFREPTKINLMFREVIKDMVKRGEVDITSRYESLNKNNIIGDFKFVLSEKFLSNDNDLRWHENIIMNSYFFIKKLSLSEERAFGLDSSSVKIEKFPMVLHAPENIGLTRIISKE; encoded by the coding sequence ATGAGCGCATCGCATAAAAACTTACATAGTAAGTTGTCTATTGGGGGTTTATTGATTACTTTAGGGATTATTTATGGAGATATTGGTACCTCTCCTTTATATGTAATGAAAGCCATTTTGGGCGATCACACCATTAATGCCGATATTGTTTTAGGAGGTATTTCTTGTGTTTTTTGGACTTTGACATTACAAACTACAATTAAATATGTACTTATTACCTTAAGCGCAGACAACCACGGTGAGGGAGGAATTTTTGCACTTTATGCATTAGTCAAAAAAACAAAAATTCAGTGGCTTATTGTTCCCGCCATTATTGGAGGTAGTGCCTTGCTCGCCGACGGAATTATTACTCCACCTATCTCGATTTCATCTGCTGTAGAGGGAATTAGGGCATTTTATCCAACAATGCAAACACAAACTATTGTTTACATTGTAATCAGTATTTTATTTGTTTTATTTACAATTCAGCAATTCGGAACTAAATTGGTTGGTAAATTCTTTGCGCCAATGATGTTAATCTGGTTTGCCATGCTTGGAACTTTAGGTACAATTCAAGTGCTTAATTATCCAGAAGTTATCAAAGCGATTAATCCATATTACGCTTATCATTTATTATCTATACATCCTGATGGTTTCTTCGTTCTAGGATTTGTATTTTTATGTACAACTGGAGCTGAAGCGTTATATTCTGACATGGGACACTGTGGTAGAAAAAACATCAGAATTAGCTGGATGTTTGTAAAAACGACTTTAGTTTTAAACTACTTTGGACAAGCGGCTTATTTAATTCACCATGAAGGAAGCACTTTACAGCAATTAGGCGGAGAAAATGGAAATCCATTTTACTTAATAATGCCACATTGGTTTTTACCATTCGGAATTGTAGTTGCAACTTTAGCAGCCGTTATCGCTTCTCAAGCACTTATTAGTGGTTCGTTTACTTTGATAAACGAGGCAATGCGTCTTAATTTCTGGCCTAAAGTAAAAATTAAATATCCTACAGAAGTAAAAGGTCAATTATACATTCCGTCAATCAACTGGCTATTGTTTTTTGGTTGTGTTGGAATTGTATTACACTTCGAAAAATCAGGAAATATGGAACATGCGTATGGTCTTGCGATTATTCTGTGCATGATCATGACGACGATTCTGTTAAACTACTACTTAATTATGAAGCGTGTAAAACTGTACTTTATGGTACCGCTTATCACCATTTATTTATTAATTGAGTTTAGTTTCCTTTTTGCTAATATTACCAAATTTGCAGAAGGTGGTTATGTAACCTTAATCATTGCAAGTATGTTGATATCTGTAATGACAATCTGGTATTTAGCTAAAAAAATCAACAAAAACTACACGAAAGTGGTTAAGGTTGATGACTATAAACAAGTTTTAGTAGAATTGAGCCAAGATTTATCTATTCCGAAATACGCAACGCATTTGGTTTATATGACGAATGCGAATCGTGTTGATGAATTAGAGGAAAAAATCATTTATTCTATTCTTCAAAAACGTCCAAAAAGAGCTGATATTTATTGGTTTGTTCACGTTAATATTTTGACTGAACCTTATAAAACACAATATAAAGTAACTGAAATTGCTAAAGACGATATTTATAGAATTGACTTTAATTTAGGTTTTAGAGAACCAACCAAAATCAATTTGATGTTTAGAGAAGTTATCAAAGACATGGTAAAACGCGGAGAAGTTGATATTACCAGCCGTTACGAATCTTTAAACAAAAACAATATTATTGGAGACTTTAAATTTGTATTGTCTGAGAAATTCTTATCAAACGACAATGATTTAAGATGGCATGAAAACATTATCATGAATTCTTATTTCTTCATCAAAAAACTGAGTTTGTCTGAAGAAAGAGCTTTCGGTTTAGACAGTAGCTCTGTTAAAATAGAGAAATTCCCAATGGTGCTTCATGCTCCAGAAAATATTGGATTAACGCGTATTATTTCAAAAGAATAA
- a CDS encoding oxidoreductase, with protein MKKLALFCGIFILLMSFRTFTHKTELPYSSGFTSMTVDTLFKDRISIRAILIDKNKVWYGADNSRFGYYDLTKKEKFEEHIYRDTLNLEFRSIAQTSKDVFLLSVANPALLYAVSKKDNKVKLVYKEINPKVFYDSMQFWNDKEGIAIGDPTEDTFSIIVTRDGGETWTKLLSDKLPTNTTGEAAFAASNTNIVIKGNDTWLVSGGKKARVFYSPDKAKTWKVVETPIVQGKQMTGIFTADFYDSKQGFIAGGDYDYPNKKVDNKAFTKDGGKTWELIGQNMGFGYASCVQYVPGGNGREIVCVGSEGIQYSQNGGENWMQLSTDSTLFTIRFVNRNTAIAAGHNKVVKLNFK; from the coding sequence ATGAAAAAACTAGCTTTATTTTGTGGTATTTTTATTTTATTGATGTCTTTTAGAACATTTACTCATAAAACCGAACTTCCTTATAGTAGTGGTTTTACATCAATGACAGTAGATACTCTTTTTAAAGATAGGATTAGCATCAGAGCAATTTTGATTGATAAAAATAAAGTTTGGTACGGTGCAGATAATTCTCGTTTTGGTTATTATGATTTAACTAAAAAAGAAAAATTTGAAGAACACATTTATCGTGATACTTTAAATTTGGAGTTTAGAAGTATTGCTCAAACCTCAAAAGATGTTTTTTTACTTAGTGTAGCAAATCCTGCGTTGCTTTATGCAGTTTCTAAAAAAGACAATAAAGTAAAATTGGTTTACAAAGAAATTAACCCCAAAGTTTTTTACGATAGCATGCAATTCTGGAATGACAAAGAAGGAATAGCGATCGGCGATCCAACAGAAGATACTTTCTCTATAATTGTTACACGTGATGGAGGAGAAACTTGGACAAAACTACTGTCAGATAAATTGCCAACAAATACAACCGGTGAAGCGGCTTTTGCAGCAAGTAACACCAATATTGTAATTAAAGGAAATGATACTTGGCTAGTTTCAGGTGGAAAAAAAGCCCGTGTTTTTTATTCTCCAGACAAAGCAAAAACATGGAAAGTGGTAGAAACTCCAATTGTTCAAGGAAAACAAATGACCGGAATTTTTACAGCTGATTTCTATGATTCTAAACAAGGTTTTATTGCAGGTGGCGATTATGATTATCCAAATAAAAAAGTGGATAATAAAGCCTTTACAAAAGATGGCGGAAAAACTTGGGAATTGATTGGGCAGAATATGGGCTTTGGTTACGCATCTTGTGTACAATATGTTCCTGGAGGAAACGGAAGAGAAATTGTTTGTGTTGGTTCTGAAGGGATACAATATTCTCAAAATGGAGGTGAAAATTGGATGCAACTTTCTACAGATTCGACACTTTTTACGATTCGTTTTGTAAATAGAAATACTGCAATCGCAGCTGGTCACAATAAAGTGGTTAAACTTAATTTTAAATAA
- a CDS encoding sensor of ECF-type sigma factor: MKIKNILPLLLFLTSISFFAQNGKIDEKREKIKAFKVSFLTTELELTSTEAEKFWPIYNAYDDKQFELRHFKMKTYLKKLNDDNLKNLSEKEAATLLSQIETTDKELYQLREKFMSNVKKVLSAKKILLLKKSEDDFSRKLLQQYRDKANKD; this comes from the coding sequence ATGAAAATAAAAAACATTTTACCGCTACTGCTCTTTCTGACAAGTATTTCCTTTTTTGCACAAAACGGAAAAATTGATGAAAAACGTGAAAAGATCAAAGCTTTTAAAGTTTCATTTTTAACGACAGAATTGGAATTAACTTCTACAGAAGCTGAAAAATTTTGGCCAATTTATAATGCTTACGACGACAAACAATTCGAATTAAGGCATTTTAAAATGAAAACTTATCTGAAAAAATTAAACGATGACAATCTTAAAAATCTTTCAGAAAAAGAAGCTGCAACTTTATTATCTCAAATTGAAACCACAGATAAAGAATTGTATCAGCTAAGGGAAAAATTTATGAGTAATGTGAAAAAAGTACTTTCTGCAAAGAAAATTTTATTACTTAAAAAATCTGAAGATGATTTTAGCCGAAAATTATTGCAGCAATATCGTGACAAAGCCAATAAAGATTAA
- a CDS encoding sigma-70 family RNA polymerase sigma factor gives MIDEKEFIKQLLNPQTQNTAFQKLLSDYQRPLYSHIRNIVLNHDDVDDVLQNTFIKVFQYLKNFKGESKLFSWMYRIATNEALTFLSQKAKLSGISSEDLQNKTIDNLKADLYFDGDEIQIKLQKAIVTLPEKQQLVFKMKYFEELKYEEIAEILGTSVGALKASYHHAVKKIELYVTSN, from the coding sequence TTGATAGACGAGAAGGAATTTATAAAACAATTATTAAACCCTCAAACGCAAAATACAGCGTTTCAAAAACTCTTGTCTGATTATCAGCGTCCGCTGTATTCTCATATTCGAAATATTGTTTTGAATCATGATGATGTAGATGATGTCTTGCAGAATACTTTTATAAAAGTCTTTCAATATCTTAAAAACTTTAAAGGAGAAAGTAAACTTTTTTCCTGGATGTATCGTATTGCCACAAATGAAGCTTTGACTTTTCTGTCTCAAAAAGCAAAATTGAGCGGTATCTCGTCTGAAGATCTTCAAAATAAGACAATTGACAATCTAAAAGCTGATCTTTATTTTGATGGAGATGAAATTCAAATCAAACTTCAAAAAGCAATCGTAACGCTTCCAGAAAAACAGCAATTGGTTTTCAAAATGAAATATTTTGAAGAATTAAAATACGAAGAAATAGCCGAAATCTTAGGAACTTCGGTAGGTGCCTTAAAAGCATCTTATCATCACGCAGTAAAAAAAATTGAATTATATGTTACTTCAAATTAA
- a CDS encoding transcriptional regulator, with protein MKILKYLFLFALLSFVALTVFVATQKGNFSVERSKVINSPRATVYNYLNDFRNYEDFESWSVEDPSIKMTFANKTSGNGASFYWDGADGKGNAITLKTKEGESIAQKMQYDGTEADVSWTLKDTLNGKTKVTWRAKGTMSFLFKIYTSLHGGSDKVIGTIYEKSLVNIDKNLDYETKTYAVKVDGVVKKTETPYIRQTFTSEISKVNKNARIVIPKLIQFSEANGLSESGKPFIIYHTYDTKTGLAKISICLPINKEISISSGSDILSGKLNGFDAVKTTLNGDYSHRNEAITKTTAYINNQKIIPDLSWSHLEIWTLSKLDVKASSKLVTEIYFPIKPKVVPVVAEPVYAPQTSSETQGETPTSEPRTEPRKEPVKKKPAPAPTPAPTQEEDSEF; from the coding sequence ATGAAAATTCTTAAGTATTTATTTCTTTTTGCGTTATTAAGCTTTGTTGCTCTTACTGTTTTTGTTGCTACTCAAAAGGGAAATTTTTCTGTAGAAAGAAGTAAAGTTATCAATTCGCCTCGCGCAACAGTTTACAATTATCTTAATGATTTTAGAAATTACGAAGATTTTGAATCTTGGTCGGTTGAAGATCCTTCTATAAAAATGACTTTTGCTAATAAGACAAGCGGAAATGGCGCTTCATTTTATTGGGATGGCGCTGATGGAAAAGGAAATGCAATTACACTTAAAACAAAAGAAGGCGAAAGCATTGCTCAAAAAATGCAATATGACGGTACAGAGGCCGATGTAAGCTGGACTTTGAAAGATACTTTAAACGGAAAAACAAAAGTTACTTGGCGAGCAAAAGGTACAATGAGTTTTCTATTTAAAATCTATACTTCTTTGCATGGAGGTTCTGATAAAGTTATCGGAACTATTTATGAAAAAAGCTTGGTAAATATTGACAAAAATCTAGACTACGAAACTAAAACTTATGCAGTTAAAGTGGATGGCGTAGTGAAGAAAACAGAAACACCTTATATTCGTCAGACTTTTACAAGTGAAATTTCAAAAGTAAACAAGAATGCTAGAATTGTTATTCCGAAATTGATTCAGTTTAGCGAGGCAAATGGCTTATCTGAAAGCGGAAAACCTTTTATTATTTATCATACTTACGATACTAAAACAGGTTTAGCAAAGATTTCAATCTGCTTACCAATCAATAAAGAAATTTCTATTAGCTCTGGAAGCGATATTTTATCAGGAAAATTAAATGGTTTTGATGCTGTAAAAACGACACTTAACGGGGATTACTCGCATCGAAATGAAGCTATTACAAAAACAACGGCTTACATCAATAATCAAAAAATAATTCCAGACTTAAGCTGGTCACATTTAGAAATTTGGACACTAAGCAAATTAGATGTAAAAGCATCATCTAAATTGGTTACAGAAATCTATTTTCCAATAAAACCAAAAGTAGTTCCTGTTGTAGCAGAACCTGTTTACGCACCGCAAACATCGAGCGAAACACAAGGAGAAACTCCAACAAGCGAACCTCGTACAGAACCACGAAAAGAGCCTGTTAAAAAGAAACCAGCTCCTGCACCAACTCCTGCTCCTACGCAAGAAGAAGACTCTGAATTCTAA
- a CDS encoding nucleoside triphosphate pyrophosphohydrolase family protein has protein sequence MKKQLDAVTEFHTAFKIGHSATPVADVGAEKKLLRYNLMKEENEEYYEAVQNNDLVEIADALGDMMYILCGTIIEHGLQDKIEAVFDEIQRSNMSKLGEDGKPIYREDGKVMKGPNYFKPDFSKLL, from the coding sequence ATGAAAAAACAACTCGACGCCGTAACAGAATTTCACACTGCTTTTAAAATTGGCCATAGCGCAACTCCAGTTGCTGATGTAGGAGCAGAAAAAAAATTACTTCGTTATAACTTAATGAAGGAAGAAAATGAGGAATATTACGAAGCGGTTCAGAATAATGATTTAGTTGAAATTGCTGATGCGCTTGGCGATATGATGTATATTTTGTGCGGAACAATTATTGAACACGGACTTCAGGATAAAATTGAAGCTGTTTTTGATGAAATTCAGCGTAGTAATATGAGTAAACTTGGTGAAGACGGAAAACCAATTTATAGAGAAGACGGAAAAGTAATGAAAGGTCCAAATTATTTTAAACCTGATTTTTCTAAATTGTTGTAA
- a CDS encoding branched-chain amino acid aminotransferase, translated as MSTTQTSKIEIIKATSTKINEVDFENLSFGAVFTDHLFECDFKDGQWQNPVIKPYAPILMDPSSKVFHYGQAIFEGMKAYKDDNNDVWLFRPDENFIRFNKSAVRMAMPEVPESIFMDGLNELLKLDKDWIQRGNGASMYIRPFMIATGPGVIANPSDEYKFMILLSPAKAYYGGEVKVIIAEHFSRAANGGIGAAKAAGNYAAQFYPTNLANKDGFQQVIWTDDATHTKLEEAGTMNVFFRINDTLLTAPTSERILDGVTRKSLIAMAEKEGLKVDVRPVIVSELVEAAKNGSLKEIFGAGTAAVISVIKGFSYKDEYYEMTPIENSYASFLKEKLTNLQNKLSEDTFGWTVKVQ; from the coding sequence ATGAGTACAACTCAAACAAGCAAAATTGAAATCATAAAAGCTACTTCTACAAAAATAAACGAAGTAGATTTTGAAAACTTAAGTTTTGGCGCTGTATTTACAGACCATTTATTCGAATGCGATTTTAAAGACGGACAATGGCAAAATCCTGTCATTAAGCCTTATGCTCCTATTCTAATGGATCCATCTTCAAAAGTCTTCCACTACGGACAAGCTATTTTTGAAGGAATGAAAGCTTATAAAGATGACAATAATGATGTTTGGTTGTTTAGACCAGATGAAAACTTCATCCGTTTTAATAAATCTGCTGTAAGAATGGCGATGCCAGAAGTTCCTGAGTCTATTTTTATGGATGGTTTAAATGAATTATTGAAATTAGACAAAGACTGGATTCAAAGAGGAAACGGAGCAAGTATGTACATTCGTCCTTTTATGATTGCTACAGGACCTGGAGTAATTGCAAATCCTTCTGACGAATATAAATTTATGATTTTACTTTCTCCTGCAAAAGCATATTACGGAGGCGAAGTAAAAGTAATTATCGCTGAACATTTCAGTAGAGCTGCAAATGGTGGTATCGGTGCTGCAAAAGCTGCCGGAAACTACGCTGCACAATTTTACCCGACTAACTTGGCAAACAAAGATGGTTTCCAACAAGTTATTTGGACTGACGATGCAACGCATACAAAATTAGAAGAAGCCGGTACAATGAACGTTTTCTTCAGAATTAACGATACTTTATTAACAGCTCCAACAAGCGAAAGAATTTTAGATGGTGTTACCAGAAAAAGTTTAATTGCAATGGCTGAAAAAGAAGGATTAAAAGTTGATGTCCGTCCAGTAATTGTTTCAGAATTAGTAGAAGCAGCTAAAAACGGATCTTTGAAAGAAATCTTCGGCGCAGGAACTGCTGCCGTAATTAGTGTTATTAAAGGATTCTCATATAAAGACGAATATTATGAAATGACTCCAATTGAGAATTCATATGCTTCATTCTTAAAAGAAAAACTAACAAATCTTCAAAACAAACTTTCTGAAGACACTTTTGGATGGACAGTTAAAGTTCAATAA
- the mnmD gene encoding tRNA (5-methylaminomethyl-2-thiouridine)(34)-methyltransferase MnmD, whose amino-acid sequence MKREIIKTLDGSTTIRLPEWDECYHSKHGAIQEAKHVFIKNGLSLFENPISILEIGFGTGLNAFITFLEAIRKNQKIDYVGVEAYPVDADEILEMNYAEELEALEFSNIFEKMHKSVWNEKVEICDQFSLTKRKQFFDEIDDFETFDLIYFDAFGYRVQPELWSTEIFQKMYNSLKPNGVLVTYAARGVVKRSMIAVGFTVEKLAGPPGKREMFRAFKNL is encoded by the coding sequence GTGAAAAGAGAAATAATTAAAACGTTAGATGGTTCAACTACAATTCGTTTGCCAGAATGGGACGAATGTTATCATTCTAAACACGGAGCAATTCAAGAAGCAAAACACGTATTTATAAAAAATGGACTTTCATTATTTGAAAATCCTATAAGTATATTAGAAATTGGTTTTGGAACTGGTTTAAATGCATTTATTACTTTTTTGGAAGCCATTCGAAAAAATCAGAAAATAGATTATGTTGGAGTAGAAGCTTATCCTGTTGATGCAGATGAAATTTTAGAAATGAATTATGCAGAAGAATTAGAAGCATTGGAATTTAGTAACATTTTTGAAAAAATGCATAAATCAGTTTGGAATGAAAAAGTAGAAATTTGCGATCAGTTCTCGTTAACCAAAAGGAAACAATTTTTTGATGAAATTGACGATTTTGAAACATTTGATTTGATTTACTTTGATGCCTTCGGATATAGAGTGCAACCGGAGCTTTGGAGTACAGAAATTTTTCAGAAAATGTACAATAGTTTAAAGCCTAATGGAGTTTTGGTTACTTATGCAGCTCGCGGAGTTGTTAAAAGAAGCATGATTGCTGTAGGATTTACCGTGGAAAAATTAGCTGGACCTCCTGGTAAACGAGAAATGTTTAGAGCCTTTAAAAACCTTTAG
- a CDS encoding LysR substrate-binding domain-containing protein: MTITQLQYVLAVAEHKNFTLAAEKCFVTQPTLSMQIQKIEEELNILIFDRSKKPIQLTDIGQKIVNQAKNIVNEADRIKDIVEQQKGFIGGEFRLGIIPTIMPTLLPMFLNNFIKKYPKVKLLIEELNTEEIIVKLKNGHLDAAIAATPLEDEKIKEIVLYFEPFVAYIPEQHAIFGKQEIEVSDLNLNEILLLQDGHCFRDGILNLCKSVSDADQSNFQIQSGSFETLIKLADEGLGTTLLPYLHTLDLKESDKLKLRNFKEPKPAREVSLIYPKSELKMQIIDAIRSTIAGVVKGAIVFQNVQIISPLQKKA, translated from the coding sequence ATGACTATAACTCAATTACAATATGTGTTAGCAGTTGCCGAACACAAAAACTTCACACTTGCCGCCGAAAAATGCTTTGTAACTCAGCCAACCTTAAGTATGCAAATACAAAAGATTGAAGAAGAACTTAATATCTTAATATTTGACAGAAGCAAAAAACCTATTCAGCTTACTGATATTGGTCAGAAAATAGTAAATCAAGCTAAGAATATCGTAAACGAAGCCGATCGTATCAAAGATATTGTAGAACAACAGAAAGGTTTTATTGGAGGAGAATTTCGTTTAGGAATAATTCCGACGATTATGCCGACACTTTTGCCTATGTTTTTAAATAATTTCATTAAAAAATATCCAAAAGTTAAACTTTTAATTGAAGAATTAAATACAGAAGAAATTATTGTTAAGCTTAAAAACGGACATTTAGATGCCGCAATTGCAGCAACGCCTTTGGAAGATGAGAAGATTAAAGAAATCGTTTTGTATTTTGAACCGTTTGTAGCCTACATTCCAGAACAACATGCCATTTTTGGAAAACAAGAAATTGAAGTTTCTGATTTAAATCTGAATGAAATCCTGCTTTTACAAGACGGACATTGTTTTAGAGATGGAATTTTAAATCTTTGCAAAAGCGTTTCAGATGCCGATCAAAGTAATTTCCAGATTCAAAGCGGTAGTTTTGAAACCCTGATTAAATTAGCCGACGAAGGCTTGGGCACAACATTACTTCCGTACTTGCACACCTTAGACTTAAAAGAATCCGATAAACTGAAACTTCGAAACTTTAAGGAACCTAAACCTGCTCGCGAGGTAAGTTTAATTTACCCAAAAAGCGAATTAAAGATGCAAATCATTGACGCAATTCGATCTACAATTGCTGGCGTTGTAAAAGGCGCAATTGTTTTTCAGAATGTTCAAATCATAAGTCCGCTGCAAAAGAAAGCGTAA
- a CDS encoding Dps family protein, whose product MKTNILGLPIKESELLVKELNVLLSNFQVYYQNLRGIHWNIRGKRFFDLHVKFEELYTDAQLKIDMIAERVLTIGGTPLHTFEDYIKNNKLIVGKNISNDEKAVQLIVHSLSDLLKIEREILNKSDEINDEGTNSMMSDFISEQEKTIWMMNAWLEETL is encoded by the coding sequence ATGAAGACAAATATTTTAGGATTACCTATAAAAGAATCAGAATTATTAGTAAAAGAATTAAATGTGCTTTTATCCAACTTTCAAGTGTATTATCAAAATTTGAGAGGAATTCATTGGAACATTCGCGGAAAGCGTTTTTTTGATTTACATGTAAAATTCGAAGAATTATATACAGATGCTCAATTAAAAATAGATATGATAGCCGAAAGAGTTTTGACAATTGGAGGAACACCTTTGCATACTTTTGAAGATTATATCAAAAACAATAAATTAATCGTTGGAAAGAATATTTCTAATGATGAAAAAGCGGTTCAATTAATTGTTCATTCTTTGTCAGATTTATTAAAAATTGAAAGAGAAATATTAAACAAATCAGACGAAATTAACGATGAAGGAACCAATTCAATGATGAGCGACTTCATTTCTGAGCAAGAAAAAACAATCTGGATGATGAATGCTTGGTTAGAAGAAACGCTTTAA